In Kogia breviceps isolate mKogBre1 chromosome 7, mKogBre1 haplotype 1, whole genome shotgun sequence, a single window of DNA contains:
- the MISFA gene encoding LOW QUALITY PROTEIN: mitochondrial sheath formation-associated protein (The sequence of the model RefSeq protein was modified relative to this genomic sequence to represent the inferred CDS: substituted 1 base at 1 genomic stop codon) has protein sequence MTQLAGGKLGDIGEYRNRKDPRRSSKGEIVLLIIIFMFGWMLFVGFACYMGTFPEFVPPTLKWKERXAVQESKTHPRSRTLDEDLQL, from the exons ATGACCCAGCTTGCTGGAGGGAAACTTGGGGACATCGGTGAATACAGGAATAGGAAGGACCCGAGGAGAAGCAGTAAAGGAG AAATTGTTTTACTTATTATCATATTCATGTTTGGCTGGATGCTTTTTGTTGGATTTGCATGTTACATGGGCACATTTCCAGAGTTCGTG ccTCCAACTCTGAAGTGGAAAGAGAGGTAGGCTGTTCAGGAGAGCAAGACACACCCGAGGAGCCGGACTTTGGATGAAGATCTGCAGCTGTGA